A single Pseudoalteromonas phenolica DNA region contains:
- a CDS encoding S9 family peptidase, producing MQSRITLPVTLLLASTFSIEMSAKTDDKSVWQYEDVFNIEYAASPKASPDNSLIIYERRAMDIMSDGIRTNLWSLDIKDGSHRPFLSGKSQYRSLEFSPDGKRVAYVSNSEGDNQLYVKWLDTGDIARVSEVQSGISNISWSPNGQWIAFSMFKKMPSKGIFNEMPKQPKGAKWAGTATYIDQKRYRGDGVGILPKGNRHIFVVPSEGGTVRQISKGQYNHGGMLSWTPDSKNILFSADRHEDWQSRSRESDIYRINIDTGETVNITSKPGPEARPLISPDGKRVAFLGFNDKKMSSQNYDIFIMNIDGTRQKNLTKSLDRPINSPKWDSKGKGVYFSYDDHGQKYIGYVSIKGKIKTKLAQLGGQSLGRPYTSGEFAITNDNQLVFTQANTNRPADLALLSKRGKVTKLTNLNEDLLGHKKTANIKALTVKSSVDGREIQAWYALPPYFDSSKKYPLILEIHGGPHTAYGPNFSTEVQLMAAKGYVVVWSNPRGSTSYGEDFANLIHHKYPSEDHNDLMDVVDGMVRKEFIDKNNLFVTGGSGGGVLTAWMIGNTDRFKAAVVAKPVINWLSFALTADAYPYFAEYWMPGMPWDQADHLWKHSPLSLVGNVNTPTMLLTGEVDYRTPMSETEQYYQALQLRGVDSAMVRIPKASHGIAARPSNLIQKVGNILAWFERYKTDVE from the coding sequence ATGCAGTCAAGAATCACACTTCCAGTGACACTTCTTTTAGCAAGTACATTTAGCATTGAAATGTCAGCTAAAACAGATGATAAGTCAGTGTGGCAATATGAAGACGTATTTAATATTGAGTATGCAGCGTCACCTAAAGCGAGCCCTGATAACAGTTTGATTATATATGAACGCCGTGCAATGGATATCATGAGCGATGGGATCAGAACTAACTTATGGTCACTCGATATAAAAGATGGGTCTCATAGGCCTTTTTTATCAGGTAAATCTCAATATAGATCTTTAGAATTTTCTCCTGATGGTAAACGTGTTGCTTATGTCAGCAACTCAGAAGGAGATAACCAGCTCTATGTGAAATGGTTAGACACAGGTGATATAGCTAGAGTTTCAGAGGTTCAAAGTGGTATTAGCAATATTAGCTGGTCCCCAAATGGACAGTGGATTGCTTTTTCAATGTTTAAAAAAATGCCCTCCAAAGGTATTTTCAATGAGATGCCAAAGCAGCCAAAAGGTGCAAAATGGGCTGGTACAGCAACTTATATTGATCAGAAACGCTATAGAGGCGATGGCGTAGGCATATTACCAAAGGGTAATAGACATATATTTGTTGTGCCTTCAGAAGGTGGCACAGTACGACAAATATCAAAGGGTCAATATAATCACGGAGGCATGTTAAGCTGGACACCTGACAGTAAAAATATCCTTTTCTCAGCTGATAGGCATGAAGATTGGCAATCTAGGTCGAGAGAGTCTGATATTTATCGAATCAACATCGACACTGGTGAGACAGTTAATATCACATCTAAACCAGGACCGGAGGCACGTCCTTTAATAAGCCCTGACGGCAAGCGCGTTGCTTTTCTCGGTTTTAATGATAAAAAAATGTCGAGTCAAAATTACGATATATTCATCATGAATATAGATGGTACAAGGCAAAAAAATTTAACAAAATCTTTAGATAGGCCAATTAACTCTCCAAAGTGGGATAGTAAAGGCAAAGGAGTCTACTTTAGTTACGATGACCATGGTCAGAAATATATTGGTTATGTGTCCATTAAAGGAAAAATAAAGACTAAATTGGCACAATTAGGTGGTCAATCTTTAGGGCGGCCTTACACTTCTGGTGAGTTCGCTATAACTAATGATAATCAGCTTGTTTTTACACAAGCTAATACAAATAGACCCGCAGACCTTGCGTTGCTTTCTAAACGTGGAAAAGTTACAAAACTCACGAATTTAAACGAGGATTTACTGGGTCACAAAAAAACAGCCAACATTAAAGCTTTAACGGTTAAATCGTCTGTTGACGGTCGTGAAATACAAGCTTGGTATGCATTACCGCCTTATTTTGACAGTAGTAAAAAATACCCATTAATTCTAGAGATCCATGGTGGTCCTCACACTGCATACGGTCCAAACTTTAGTACAGAGGTGCAATTAATGGCAGCAAAAGGCTATGTGGTTGTGTGGTCAAATCCAAGAGGAAGTACTTCATATGGTGAAGACTTCGCAAACTTAATTCACCATAAATATCCATCTGAAGATCATAATGACTTAATGGATGTTGTTGACGGCATGGTTCGAAAAGAGTTTATTGATAAGAATAACTTATTCGTAACGGGTGGTTCTGGTGGTGGTGTTTTAACAGCATGGATGATAGGCAACACAGACAGATTCAAAGCTGCGGTTGTTGCTAAGCCAGTTATCAATTGGTTGAGTTTTGCTTTGACAGCTGATGCATACCCTTACTTTGCAGAATATTGGATGCCAGGTATGCCCTGGGACCAGGCAGACCATCTATGGAAACATTCACCTCTATCGTTAGTAGGGAATGTGAACACGCCAACCATGTTGTTGACGGGTGAAGTAGATTATAGAACACCGATGAGTGAAACAGAGCAATATTATCAAGCGCTTCAGCTTCGAGGAGTTGATTCAGCAATGGTAAGAATACCAAAAGCATCCCATGGTATCGCTGCCAGACCAAGTAACTTAATTCAAAAGGTCGGGAATATTCTGGCGTGGTTTGAGAGGTATAAAACTGATGTTGAGTAA
- a CDS encoding DUF4136 domain-containing protein, protein MLKHLLIAVLLTLVAACGSTPDWDYDTSVKFANYKTFAWSEHADIKNHGSDYQINDLMEKRIRKAIVENLAAQGFKFVEAKNADILVNYHASVDQKLESDTMQTTYSARWNYWGWGYQTQTTTREYDVGTLVVDIVDAKSNQLIWRGAKEGRLRKKQTPEQRTEAINKTIAEILKNFPPKALY, encoded by the coding sequence ATGTTAAAGCATTTATTAATTGCAGTATTGCTCACGCTCGTTGCGGCTTGTGGTAGCACACCGGATTGGGATTATGATACCTCTGTTAAGTTTGCTAACTACAAAACATTTGCATGGTCAGAACATGCGGATATTAAAAATCACGGCAGTGACTATCAGATTAACGACTTAATGGAAAAGCGTATTCGTAAAGCCATTGTTGAAAATTTAGCTGCACAAGGCTTCAAGTTTGTTGAGGCGAAAAACGCGGATATATTAGTAAACTATCATGCATCTGTTGATCAAAAACTGGAATCAGACACAATGCAAACCACCTACTCTGCACGTTGGAATTACTGGGGTTGGGGTTATCAAACTCAAACTACAACGCGTGAATATGATGTAGGCACACTCGTAGTTGATATTGTAGACGCTAAATCAAATCAACTTATTTGGCGTGGTGCGAAAGAGGGTCGTTTACGTAAAAAACAAACACCAGAGCAACGCACTGAAGCGATAAATAAAACCATAGCTGAGATTTTAAAGAACTTTCCACCTAAAGCTCTGTATTAA
- a CDS encoding condensin complex protein MksE, with amino-acid sequence MTNINLTDLSELQAINKKLVSGYHISEQDTTLWQQLDQNIDAYQALFTALGHDLIHDARGFYYLGSDESTPNMGKISRAIALTIYILIEHYANQGKDPLRALFDSTADLELMQTLVQMNKHLFDQLEIFSGSELRKDVYLRMVRLGLAKEVEQGFVLLAPIYRYIDALMEVNDNNFDELEEEV; translated from the coding sequence ATGACAAACATTAATTTAACTGATTTATCAGAATTACAAGCCATCAATAAAAAATTGGTTAGCGGGTATCACATCAGTGAACAAGACACCACCTTATGGCAGCAACTAGACCAAAACATTGATGCTTACCAAGCCTTATTTACTGCGCTTGGTCACGACCTTATACATGATGCCAGGGGCTTTTATTATTTAGGTAGTGACGAGAGCACGCCAAACATGGGGAAGATTTCTCGTGCCATTGCATTAACTATTTATATTCTTATTGAGCATTATGCTAACCAAGGCAAAGATCCCCTTCGAGCTCTCTTTGATAGCACCGCTGACTTAGAGCTGATGCAAACACTGGTACAAATGAATAAACACCTGTTTGATCAACTCGAAATCTTTTCCGGGTCAGAGCTTCGTAAAGACGTGTATTTACGTATGGTACGTTTAGGTTTGGCTAAAGAAGTTGAACAAGGCTTTGTATTACTCGCGCCAATTTATAGATATATAGATGCATTGATGGAAGTAAATGACAACAACTTTGACGAACTCGAGGAAGAAGTATGA
- the nhaD gene encoding sodium:proton antiporter NhaD, which yields MVTTIILTLIAIAFVLIVIEDIIHVNKAKTTLFFGTLCWIIAFISPIHGQSPENVQHELNHNILEIATLWLFLMATMTFVAYLNSKGFIQNIVHRVMPSQITERKLMFLVGIAAFVFSSISDNITATLISLAVVMSLKLDPKKLIKYATLIIFSVNSGGVSLITGDVTTLMIFLADKVTIPDLLLLVAPAIVSVIVLATLLSFGMNETIVFEKEQTRRIEKTDVTIACIFALTVFSTLFLSVEYQVPPLLTMLFGLSLMFLVAQFLMRKKDVNRKIIDYIREIEYDTLLFFVGILLVVGALKEVGFLVKFTQLYDYLKPEYANYIVGIMSAAVDNVPLTAALLKADITMSTQQWLMFTYATGVGGSMLIIGSAAGIIAMNKVKALTFVSYLRMFFYLLIAYSVGYVGAYYAGMMI from the coding sequence ATGGTTACTACTATAATCCTAACACTGATAGCGATAGCTTTTGTGCTCATCGTTATAGAGGATATAATCCATGTAAACAAGGCCAAAACTACACTTTTTTTTGGTACTTTATGTTGGATTATCGCCTTTATCTCTCCGATACATGGTCAAAGCCCAGAAAATGTACAACATGAGCTAAACCACAACATATTAGAGATAGCAACCTTGTGGCTATTTTTAATGGCCACCATGACTTTCGTCGCTTACCTAAACTCTAAAGGCTTTATACAAAACATCGTGCACCGTGTCATGCCATCACAAATCACCGAACGTAAACTCATGTTCCTGGTGGGCATTGCCGCTTTTGTATTTTCGTCAATTTCAGACAATATTACAGCAACGCTTATTTCATTGGCTGTAGTTATGTCGTTGAAATTAGACCCTAAGAAGCTTATAAAATATGCAACTTTAATCATATTTAGTGTCAACTCAGGGGGAGTATCATTGATCACAGGCGATGTGACAACACTTATGATATTTCTTGCCGATAAAGTAACCATTCCAGACTTATTATTGCTTGTGGCGCCAGCAATTGTGAGCGTAATCGTGTTGGCTACATTGCTGTCATTTGGCATGAATGAAACGATTGTATTTGAAAAAGAACAAACACGTCGTATTGAGAAAACGGATGTAACAATAGCGTGTATTTTTGCATTAACGGTTTTTTCTACTTTATTTTTGAGTGTTGAATATCAAGTGCCACCTTTATTAACCATGTTATTTGGTTTGTCACTGATGTTCTTAGTTGCTCAGTTCTTAATGCGCAAAAAAGACGTAAACCGTAAAATTATCGACTATATTCGTGAAATCGAATATGACACGCTGCTGTTCTTCGTTGGTATCTTACTTGTAGTAGGCGCACTAAAAGAAGTGGGTTTCTTGGTTAAATTTACTCAGTTGTATGACTATCTAAAACCCGAATATGCAAACTACATTGTTGGTATTATGTCTGCAGCGGTTGATAACGTGCCTTTAACTGCGGCGCTTTTAAAAGCCGATATCACTATGTCTACACAGCAGTGGCTGATGTTTACCTATGCAACGGGTGTCGGCGGTTCTATGCTGATTATCGGTTCTGCTGCGGGTATAATCGCGATGAACAAGGTTAAAGCACTGACATTTGTTAGCTACTTACGTATGTTCTTTTATCTACTCATTGCTTATTCAGTAGGTTATGTAGGTGCTTATTACGCAGGCATGATGATTTAG
- the lysC gene encoding lysine-sensitive aspartokinase 3 encodes MTSQFTVAKFGGTSVANFEAMHRCAQIIHDDNQVRIVVVSASAGVTNHLVTLTQQKADLAERKSLVKAVLDIQDAILEKLTLDADLATDFSQTISEFEQLAELPALSAQQCDEMLSFGERLSSFLFTQVLRNLGVAADRFDVRQVLKTDNQFGKATPDVNATANAAEQHLMPQLADKVLVTQGFIGSDTYGQTTTLGRGGSDYSAALLAEAIGAQSVQIWTDVVGIFSTDPRLCKKASPIARLSFDEAAEMATFGAKVLHPATILPASRSGIAVFVGSSREPQAGGTWIEKETESKAGIRAVTQRKNQILLTLKSPEMLLASGFLARIFTILSKYNISVDLVTTSEISVAITLDNALSSSRPELDQACLEELSEFCHVTVETNLTLVALIGSEIQLRQHEVNFMNVLKDFNIRLICHGASKHNLCFLVEQGESDEVVQSIHAQLLEAC; translated from the coding sequence ATGACTTCCCAGTTCACAGTTGCTAAGTTTGGTGGTACAAGTGTCGCTAATTTTGAAGCAATGCATCGCTGTGCACAAATTATTCATGATGATAATCAAGTACGTATTGTAGTAGTGAGTGCCAGTGCAGGTGTTACTAATCACTTAGTGACATTAACTCAGCAAAAGGCTGATTTAGCAGAGCGTAAATCACTGGTTAAAGCTGTACTTGATATCCAGGATGCCATTTTAGAAAAACTGACACTAGATGCAGACTTAGCAACAGACTTTTCTCAAACAATTAGCGAGTTTGAACAACTTGCTGAGCTACCAGCGTTAAGTGCACAGCAATGCGATGAAATGCTTAGTTTCGGTGAGCGACTATCTTCTTTTCTTTTCACTCAAGTATTACGTAACCTCGGCGTTGCTGCTGATAGGTTTGATGTGCGTCAAGTACTTAAAACTGATAATCAGTTTGGTAAAGCAACGCCTGATGTGAATGCAACTGCAAATGCAGCAGAGCAGCATTTAATGCCACAGCTTGCTGACAAGGTTTTAGTAACGCAAGGTTTTATAGGCAGTGATACGTATGGCCAGACAACCACATTAGGCAGAGGGGGGTCAGACTATAGCGCCGCATTACTGGCTGAAGCGATAGGTGCACAAAGTGTACAGATATGGACAGATGTTGTAGGCATATTCAGCACAGATCCTCGTTTGTGTAAAAAAGCGTCACCGATTGCACGATTAAGCTTTGATGAAGCGGCTGAGATGGCTACTTTTGGCGCAAAGGTGTTACACCCTGCAACTATTTTACCTGCAAGTCGTAGTGGTATTGCGGTCTTTGTTGGCTCTAGCCGCGAACCGCAAGCCGGTGGCACTTGGATTGAAAAAGAAACCGAATCTAAAGCTGGGATCAGAGCTGTAACACAACGTAAGAACCAAATACTGTTAACACTTAAAAGCCCAGAAATGTTGTTGGCGAGTGGCTTTTTAGCACGCATTTTTACCATTTTAAGTAAATATAATATCTCGGTGGATTTGGTCACTACTTCTGAGATCAGTGTTGCTATCACACTTGATAATGCATTGAGTTCATCTAGACCTGAACTTGATCAAGCGTGTTTAGAAGAATTGAGTGAATTCTGTCATGTAACTGTAGAGACAAATCTGACTTTGGTTGCCCTAATAGGTTCTGAGATCCAGCTTCGTCAACACGAAGTGAATTTTATGAACGTGCTTAAAGACTTTAACATTCGTTTAATTTGCCATGGCGCAAGCAAGCACAATTTATGTTTCTTAGTTGAACAAGGTGAATCAGACGAGGTTGTTCAATCCATTCATGCACAGCTTTTAGAAGCTTGCTGA
- a CDS encoding sodium-dependent transporter: MAQLRDGFQSRLGFVLAAAGAAVGLGNIWGFPTQAANHGGGAFLLVYFIVIFLLALPALYTELYLGHQAQSNPVKALKQAWQEQSPKVGATAGYIGLFGAIIMLSFYSIVAGWMLAFSLEPIMTLLGFDEIAAFLKGDSTLRNFIFTPMMLLLTASIILQGVKSGIEAWSRRLMPLLLILLVALIAYMATLEGASEGFKAYLVPDFSKVTDPDLVIAAMGQAFFSLSLGVGCMMIYGSYLKPNENLPKLTASVALLDTGVAFLAGLLIIPAIFVAQQSGVEVFHEGKLIGEGRLIFAVLPELFANMGQIGLFVGLTFFVLMSIASLTSTISSTEIPVSFLVENHGMKRGSATLWVTLVILFASSLIILNFEWMFGLVISLFTQYQLPLMGLFYFITVGWMWQRGNKLLEASSGFHYYFAQYVRFVCPVLMTAVFVNVALK; this comes from the coding sequence ATGGCTCAATTGCGTGATGGCTTTCAAAGTCGATTAGGCTTTGTTTTAGCAGCTGCTGGTGCAGCTGTTGGGCTTGGTAATATTTGGGGTTTTCCTACACAAGCTGCAAACCATGGAGGCGGTGCATTTTTATTAGTGTACTTCATTGTAATTTTTCTTCTAGCTTTACCTGCACTATATACAGAGTTGTACTTAGGGCACCAAGCTCAGTCGAATCCTGTTAAGGCACTAAAACAAGCATGGCAAGAGCAAAGCCCAAAAGTCGGTGCAACTGCCGGTTATATTGGTTTGTTTGGTGCCATTATAATGCTTAGCTTCTATTCAATCGTTGCGGGTTGGATGTTGGCATTTTCTCTTGAGCCAATTATGACTTTATTAGGCTTTGACGAGATTGCAGCATTTCTGAAAGGTGATTCGACGTTACGCAACTTCATCTTTACGCCAATGATGTTATTACTTACAGCGAGTATCATCCTTCAAGGCGTAAAATCAGGCATTGAGGCTTGGTCGAGGCGTTTAATGCCATTGTTGCTGATCTTATTAGTGGCGCTAATAGCGTATATGGCAACATTAGAAGGTGCTTCTGAAGGATTTAAGGCTTATTTGGTACCTGACTTTTCAAAGGTAACTGATCCAGATTTGGTCATCGCGGCAATGGGTCAAGCATTCTTCTCTCTTTCATTGGGTGTGGGTTGTATGATGATTTACGGCTCTTATTTAAAACCGAATGAAAATCTCCCTAAGCTGACAGCGAGTGTTGCATTACTCGATACCGGCGTTGCCTTTTTGGCAGGACTTTTAATTATTCCTGCAATATTTGTGGCGCAGCAAAGTGGTGTAGAAGTATTCCATGAAGGTAAATTGATTGGAGAAGGGCGCTTAATCTTTGCTGTGCTGCCTGAATTATTTGCCAATATGGGACAAATAGGTTTGTTTGTTGGTTTAACCTTCTTTGTATTAATGTCAATTGCGTCTTTGACTTCAACGATATCTTCTACAGAGATACCAGTATCGTTTTTAGTTGAAAATCATGGCATGAAGAGAGGCAGTGCGACTTTATGGGTGACTTTAGTAATATTGTTCGCTTCTAGTTTAATTATTCTCAACTTCGAGTGGATGTTCGGTTTAGTGATAAGCCTATTCACGCAATACCAATTACCTTTAATGGGGTTATTTTACTTCATAACAGTTGGTTGGATGTGGCAAAGAGGCAATAAGCTATTAGAGGCAAGCAGCGGTTTCCATTATTACTTTGCGCAATATGTTCGCTTCGTATGCCCAGTATTAATGACAGCAGTGTTTGTGAATGTGGCTTTGAAATAG
- a CDS encoding DUF642 domain-containing protein, which translates to MKLSLLAMSTLFASQIAMADNLITNGSFEEDVINARWTLLDEVTGWQREGARFEIQTSSLRIIDAQDGNQYIELDTRSNHSVFQNIATEAGKTYEVSFYYSARVHGNTETNKVDVKWNGETVLNLNAAQRGWQSFTLSLEAVSDTSEIRFSGAGTSDSYGGFIDNVVVTEKQACNTGIFGINNYGDSETGYVYKFDLESKTYSVVAGAQNTASNIASHNGKLYFMEQLDSGTKASKLWSLDLETGAQVAEADATSWPIYRSAVSADGQTLRATSKTYMYDYDLQTGEKTVLGKMRYSGDTFSHGDVAYSTDNNTLYVLTGKSLYTIDDSTMELTLIGNHGINWASGLAISDDGTLYVSGRVSGENAKIYSVNPQTAVATYVMDAPEHINDLTFVDNYCN; encoded by the coding sequence ATGAAGTTATCTTTATTAGCAATGTCCACGCTTTTTGCTTCGCAAATTGCAATGGCAGACAACTTAATCACAAACGGCTCTTTTGAAGAAGATGTCATAAATGCAAGATGGACATTGCTAGACGAAGTTACTGGTTGGCAGAGAGAAGGTGCCAGGTTTGAAATCCAAACATCAAGCCTACGCATTATTGATGCACAAGATGGTAATCAATATATTGAATTAGACACAAGATCAAACCACAGTGTTTTTCAAAATATTGCTACTGAAGCTGGTAAAACATATGAAGTGTCTTTCTACTACTCAGCACGTGTACATGGTAACACCGAAACGAATAAAGTAGACGTTAAATGGAACGGCGAAACCGTTTTAAATCTTAATGCAGCACAAAGGGGTTGGCAGTCATTCACTTTATCTCTTGAAGCTGTATCAGACACATCTGAGATTCGTTTCTCTGGTGCAGGTACAAGTGATAGCTACGGTGGCTTTATCGATAACGTTGTTGTTACTGAAAAGCAAGCATGTAACACTGGTATTTTTGGCATTAATAACTACGGCGACTCAGAGACTGGTTATGTTTATAAGTTTGATCTTGAGTCTAAAACTTACAGTGTAGTTGCTGGCGCTCAAAATACTGCTTCAAACATTGCTAGCCATAATGGCAAGCTTTACTTTATGGAACAATTAGATTCAGGTACTAAAGCTTCTAAACTTTGGTCACTCGATCTTGAAACAGGCGCTCAAGTTGCTGAAGCTGACGCGACATCTTGGCCTATTTATCGCTCTGCAGTGAGTGCTGATGGTCAAACGCTACGCGCAACAAGTAAAACATATATGTATGACTACGATCTTCAAACTGGCGAGAAAACAGTTTTAGGTAAGATGCGTTATTCAGGTGACACATTCTCTCATGGTGATGTGGCTTACTCGACTGATAACAATACACTTTATGTCCTTACAGGCAAGTCTCTTTACACTATTGATGACAGCACTATGGAGCTTACGCTAATCGGCAATCACGGTATTAACTGGGCATCTGGTTTAGCAATTTCTGATGACGGTACTTTATATGTTTCAGGAAGAGTTTCAGGTGAAAATGCTAAGATTTACAGCGTAAACCCTCAAACAGCGGTTGCGACATATGTAATGGACGCACCAGAACATATTAATGACTTAACTTTTGTAGATAACTACTGTAATTAA
- a CDS encoding SulP family inorganic anion transporter: MLSLSRYKHMNLKGDLFGGVTTAIISLPLALAFGVASGAGAEAGMWGAILVGLFAALFGGSTSLISEPTGPMTVIMTAVLTTMMAKYPESGLAMGFTVVMMAGAFQILLGTLKLGKYVTLMPYSVISGFMSGIGVILIILQLAPLLGHQAPAGGVTGTLGKLPELLWNLKFSELLLGSATLAILFYFPKKYRQYVPAQLVALVVVTLVSIIIFDIESIRRIGEIPSGLPSIVIPTFTADQFQSMVIDALVLGTLGCIDTLLTAVIGDSLTRTEHDSDKELRGQGIANMISGLFGALPGAGATMGTVVNIQVGARSPLAGIFRALILMAVVFVAGSLTEPIPLAVLAGIAVYVGINILDWSFIQRAHKLSISQMAIMYGVMLLTVFVDLIAAVGLGVFISNIMIIERLSRVQSEQVKAISDSDDDVPMTNTEQTLFEKANGQLLYFYLSGPMIFSVSKAIARQHRDISKYKAMVLDLSDVPMLDVTVSLALENAISDAIDANCTVFIYSPNKDTSDQLHRFQIKEKLGAEAFCDSRSDALERALEIIKTAK; this comes from the coding sequence ATGTTATCTCTATCTCGATATAAGCATATGAATTTAAAGGGTGATTTATTTGGTGGTGTTACTACAGCCATAATATCTCTCCCGCTTGCCCTCGCCTTTGGTGTTGCTTCAGGAGCCGGTGCTGAAGCAGGTATGTGGGGTGCAATATTAGTCGGTCTTTTCGCTGCCTTATTTGGTGGTTCCACTTCCTTGATTTCTGAGCCAACTGGTCCAATGACGGTTATTATGACCGCAGTTCTGACGACTATGATGGCAAAATATCCTGAATCTGGCCTTGCTATGGGCTTTACAGTCGTCATGATGGCTGGCGCATTTCAAATTCTACTAGGAACTTTGAAGCTGGGTAAATACGTTACATTGATGCCTTACTCTGTGATTTCAGGATTTATGTCTGGTATTGGTGTGATCCTTATTATTTTGCAGCTTGCTCCTTTATTAGGTCATCAAGCGCCTGCTGGCGGTGTTACTGGCACGCTAGGTAAACTTCCAGAACTACTCTGGAATTTAAAATTCTCAGAGCTGTTACTCGGTTCAGCTACTTTGGCAATTTTATTTTATTTTCCTAAAAAATATCGTCAATATGTCCCAGCTCAATTAGTTGCACTCGTAGTGGTCACTTTAGTCTCTATCATTATCTTTGATATAGAAAGCATCCGTAGAATTGGTGAAATACCAAGCGGTTTACCGTCTATTGTCATTCCTACTTTCACTGCTGATCAATTTCAATCAATGGTTATTGACGCGTTAGTGCTAGGAACACTTGGCTGTATTGATACCCTTTTAACCGCAGTAATTGGCGACAGCTTAACTCGCACAGAGCATGATTCTGACAAAGAACTTAGAGGTCAAGGTATCGCAAACATGATTTCTGGCTTATTTGGTGCTTTACCAGGAGCAGGTGCGACAATGGGCACAGTGGTTAATATTCAAGTTGGTGCTCGCTCGCCATTGGCTGGTATTTTCAGAGCACTTATTTTGATGGCAGTTGTATTCGTAGCAGGTAGTTTAACTGAACCAATACCTCTTGCTGTTCTAGCTGGCATTGCAGTGTATGTTGGTATCAATATCCTTGATTGGAGCTTTATTCAAAGAGCACACAAATTGAGTATATCTCAAATGGCAATTATGTATGGTGTAATGCTATTAACAGTGTTTGTTGATTTGATTGCTGCGGTTGGTTTAGGTGTTTTTATCTCAAACATAATGATCATAGAAAGACTCAGCCGTGTTCAATCTGAACAAGTAAAAGCTATCAGTGATTCTGATGATGATGTACCAATGACTAATACAGAACAAACTCTGTTTGAAAAAGCAAATGGTCAATTACTTTACTTTTATCTATCAGGTCCAATGATTTTCAGTGTATCCAAAGCCATTGCTCGCCAACATCGTGATATTAGTAAATATAAAGCCATGGTACTTGATTTAAGTGATGTACCAATGCTTGATGTCACAGTAAGCCTTGCTCTAGAAAATGCAATATCGGACGCAATTGATGCAAATTGCACAGTCTTTATTTATTCTCCGAATAAAGATACTTCAGATCAGTTGCATCGTTTTCAAATAAAAGAAAAACTTGGCGCAGAAGCATTTTGCGACTCAAGATCCGATGCACTAGAACGTGCTCTTGAAATTATTAAGACTGCGAAATAA